From a region of the Posidoniimonas polymericola genome:
- a CDS encoding DUF502 domain-containing protein, which produces MSHPHVSPAPPEKRPMDPFRRAVLRGFGILLPPLLTIVIFLWVGATVNKYILTPLEDGTRWVLLEYGSDIRTAGSFPESAFPLTEDQTDDPAKRDKSTASGLEKNYKRTGDGKYVPQEVYDHVEDLRDGKAMPPSAVEVYSVYHDDKTLRPEYVLPFFGALFILVVYLLGKFLAAGIGRFFWLQFETLIHRLPVVRNVYSSVKQVTDFLFTDPDLEFTRVVAVEYPRKGIWTVAFVTGESMLDIESAANEPVMSVLIPTSPMPFTGFTITVKKSETVDLNLSIDQAFQFVISCGVVVPPQQLTAAVSRQAKGGAAAPPLEAPPSSDE; this is translated from the coding sequence ATGAGCCACCCGCACGTCTCCCCTGCGCCGCCCGAGAAGCGCCCGATGGACCCGTTCCGTCGCGCGGTGCTGCGTGGTTTTGGCATCCTGCTGCCCCCGCTGCTGACGATCGTCATCTTCTTGTGGGTCGGCGCGACGGTTAACAAGTACATCCTGACCCCGTTGGAAGACGGGACCCGCTGGGTGCTGCTGGAGTACGGCTCCGACATCCGCACCGCCGGCAGCTTCCCGGAGTCGGCGTTCCCGCTCACCGAGGACCAGACCGACGACCCCGCCAAGCGGGACAAGAGCACGGCCTCGGGGCTCGAGAAGAACTACAAACGCACCGGCGACGGGAAGTACGTCCCGCAGGAGGTTTACGACCACGTCGAGGACCTCCGCGACGGCAAGGCGATGCCGCCGTCGGCGGTCGAGGTCTACTCCGTCTACCACGACGACAAGACCCTGCGGCCTGAGTACGTGCTGCCGTTCTTCGGCGCGTTGTTCATCCTCGTGGTTTACCTGCTGGGCAAGTTCCTGGCGGCCGGCATTGGGCGGTTCTTCTGGCTCCAATTCGAGACCCTCATCCACCGCCTGCCGGTGGTTCGCAACGTGTACTCGTCGGTCAAGCAGGTGACCGACTTCTTGTTCACCGACCCCGACCTCGAGTTCACCCGTGTGGTGGCGGTCGAGTACCCCCGCAAGGGGATTTGGACTGTCGCGTTCGTGACCGGCGAGAGCATGCTCGACATCGAAAGCGCCGCCAACGAGCCGGTGATGTCCGTGCTGATCCCGACCTCGCCAATGCCGTTCACCGGCTTCACCATCACGGTTAAGAAGAGCGAGACCGTCGACCTCAACTTGTCCATCGACCAGGCGTTCCAGTTTGTGATAAGCTGCGGCGTCGTGGTGCCGCCGCAGCAGCTGACCGCCGCGGTGAGCCGGCAGGCGAAGGGCGGGGCAGCGGCCCCCCCGCTGGAAGCACCTCCCTCTTCTGACGAATAA
- the hemC gene encoding hydroxymethylbilane synthase has protein sequence MTEHSARPLRLGTRASKLARWQAEHIAGRLRELGAKVEIVLLRTQGDAQQSGPIAAIGAQGVFTKELQRALLDCQIDLAVHSMKDLPTEKVDGLAVAAVPIREDHHDALVAPAALAPAPTTLADLPHGAHVGTGSARRRSQLLAARPDLKVSGIRGNVDTRLAKLDAGDFDAILLAAAGLRRLGLEDRISQLLPIEIMTPAPAQGALAIECRADDQPTLAALRPLEDAAARAAITAERTALRKLEGGCLAAMGAHARVDGEQLSLRAIVLSDDGSQHVWVEDQAPTYAAVDLGTAVATRLLDQGAAELLRPR, from the coding sequence ATGACGGAGCACTCCGCTCGCCCCTTGCGACTCGGCACCCGCGCCAGCAAGCTGGCCCGCTGGCAGGCCGAGCACATCGCCGGGCGGCTGCGTGAGCTCGGCGCCAAGGTCGAGATCGTGCTGCTCCGCACCCAGGGCGACGCCCAGCAGTCGGGCCCCATCGCCGCCATCGGCGCCCAGGGCGTGTTCACCAAGGAGCTGCAGCGGGCGTTGCTCGACTGCCAGATCGACCTCGCCGTGCACAGCATGAAGGACCTGCCGACCGAGAAGGTCGACGGCCTGGCTGTGGCCGCGGTGCCGATTCGCGAAGACCACCACGACGCGCTGGTGGCCCCGGCTGCCCTCGCCCCTGCTCCTACAACGCTGGCCGATCTCCCCCACGGAGCCCACGTCGGCACCGGCAGCGCCCGCCGCCGGTCGCAGCTGCTCGCCGCGCGGCCCGACCTCAAGGTCAGCGGCATCCGCGGCAACGTCGACACGCGGCTCGCCAAGCTCGACGCCGGTGACTTCGACGCCATCCTGCTGGCGGCCGCCGGCCTGCGTCGGTTGGGTCTCGAGGACCGCATTTCGCAGCTCCTCCCGATTGAGATCATGACTCCGGCGCCGGCCCAGGGCGCCCTCGCCATCGAGTGCCGCGCCGACGACCAGCCAACCCTCGCCGCCCTCCGCCCGTTGGAGGACGCTGCCGCCCGGGCGGCGATCACGGCCGAGCGGACCGCGCTCCGCAAGCTCGAGGGGGGCTGCCTGGCGGCGATGGGCGCCCACGCCCGCGTCGACGGCGAGCAGCTCTCGCTCCGCGCGATCGTGCTGAGCGATGACGGCTCGCAACACGTGTGGGTCGAGGACCAGGCGCCTACCTACGCGGCGGTCGACCTCGGCACGGCGGTCGCGACCCGCCTGCTCGACCAGGGCGCTGCCGAGCTGCTGCGTCCCCGCTAA